TCATCATTTATTATACAAACATTATGGTAATCAGCCAGTGTATAGTTCAAAACAGGCAATAAACTTTTGTCTATCTCCACTACAACTACCTTTTTGGCCTTTTGTGCAATAGCTTGTGTCAGTGTTCCTATCCCAGGGCCTATCTCAAGAACATAGTCATGCCTGGTTATACCAGAACTTTGAATTATCTTGTTCAATATATTTTGGTCGATGAGAAAATTCTGCCCCAAAACCTTAGAAAATTTAAAATCAAATTTTCTGGATATATCTGTTATCACACTTGGCGAAGTAAGCTTTTCCATTATTTTTACCCCCTCTTCCATATAAACAGATAAAAACCAGGGGCGATACCCTGGTTTTTATCTATCTCAGAATATAAACTTCTACTTTCTTTCTACCAAAAGATCTGGCCTTGCTCAGGCTATCCATATACAGGTCGATCCTATTTCCTTTGATTGCACCCCCGGTATCTGCAGCAATCGCAAATCCATAACCGGATATATAAAGTCTTGTACCCAACCTTATGACCCTAGGATCTACTGCAACTACTCCGTGTCTTACTCTCATCCCGGTACTCGTTCTACCATATCCACTATCTCCCGAACTCTTGCCGGTGCTCTCTTTGCCTGCAGTATAAGCAGTAGCAACCATTGTAATTGATCTATCGTATCTTACCTTTTCTCCCCTGGATGTATAGAAGGTTTCTATGGTACCTTCCTCGACTATTCTATCAACCGGCTTTGCTACAACTTGCTCTGAAATAAGCTCCCGATCAACCGCTACTCCATCTTCGTAAGTTACCAAATATCTTCTCTCCAGCTTACCTTCTTCTCCCTTTTGGATAACCTTTGTGTCTCCTTTATCCATGGATGTATTTTTCTTTACAACAACCTTATATCCTATAGATTCATGGTCTTTCAATTCTTCCTGTGTAACTCTGACAACTTGGATGTTACAGCCATTGTACACTCTAGCATCCAATGCCATATTCACTTTATCCATGTCGCTGAGCTCCACATTTGCCTGTTTTAATGTTTCGGATACAGTATCCTCAGTAGAATATATTTTAAACGTCTCGCCATCCGCTGTTATTTCCACTTCTTTTGCTCTTATTATTTGTACTCTAGTACTATCTTCCAGTTCTGTACTCATGGAAGGAACTACGCGATCGCCAGGTTTTAATTCAATATCAAGACTGCCAATCAGATCCTCCACAGTTTTTTCAGTCGTTGTTACCTGAATGCTCTGACCGTTATCTACAACTTCTACTTCTTTCTTTGCATTCTTCAAAGTTATAATGATAAAGGCAGATATCAAAGTAACCACTATAAGGGTGATTATCAGAGCTTTAATCAACTTGCTCCCTTGGACACCCTCTGTACTAGACTCCATCTTTAACCCTCCTAAAAATTAAATTTGGAGCATCGGGAGTTGCTAGATTATTTTATTACATTTCTTTTACGTTGTCAAATGTTTTCTTAATATTTTCTTAATATTTATGCATACATTTTTAATATTATGCCCAAGTTTAATATCTTTAAACCTTTTATATGCAAAAAATTAGCGCACTTAAAGTGCACTAATTTTATTCTTCTTGCTGACGATCTTCTAAATAATCCATACAAGGCATTCCTTTAGGCATCATAGGGTACATAGCCGGGTGCATCATGGGGTAGTCTGAACAGTAAGGTTTAATCATAGGTATAATGCATTTCATAGCTACGATGAAAGGACACATGCCGTAACCATAACCCGGACCCGGACCTGGCCCAGGACCGCATTCCGGCATTGGCGGACATCCAGGTTTAGGCTTAGCCGGGCAGTGCATCCAATCATCCATCATGTCGTCTTTAGGTGGGTACTTTCTATCATCCACGTCTATTCCTCCTCATATTATAAGGTTTTCAATAATATAATATGAAGGAAATCAACAAAAGTGATTATTTATTTATTCCAAATAACTTTTTAGCATTATCCGATGTGATACAGGCTACCTCTTCAAAGTCCATATCTCTCAATTCAGCAATCTTTTGTGCCACATATTTTACATATCCGGGAAAATTCCTCTTACCTCTATAGGGTACCGGTGCTAAATAAGGACAATCAGTTTCTATAAGCATGCGTTGGATAGGCATCTTTTTAACCACTTCCGGTAAATCCCCTGCTTTTTTAAAGGTGATTGTACCCGTAAAAGATATGTACAGCCCCATATCCAATACCTCTTTTGCCATCTCCCAATCAGCGGAATAGCAGTGCATAACTCCACCTGATGGGAAGGGCCTGTTTTGCCTGAGTATGTTGAGGATATCCTGGTGGGCATCCCTGTCATGTATTATAAAAGGCATATTCAAATCTTTTGCAAGGT
This is a stretch of genomic DNA from Clostridia bacterium. It encodes these proteins:
- a CDS encoding TatD family hydrolase; its protein translation is MLFDSHAHLEDDRFSSDLEDVIKDILEWGVSNVINVGSDIATSKKSVSIAQAYDFIFAAVGIHPHEVADMRDQDMLTLQKMASEQKVVAIGEIGLDYYYDLSPRQVQKERFVEQLNLAKDLNMPFIIHDRDAHQDILNILRQNRPFPSGGVMHCYSADWEMAKEVLDMGLYISFTGTITFKKAGDLPEVVKKMPIQRMLIETDCPYLAPVPYRGKRNFPGYVKYVAQKIAELRDMDFEEVACITSDNAKKLFGINK
- a CDS encoding ubiquitin-like domain-containing protein, with amino-acid sequence MESSTEGVQGSKLIKALIITLIVVTLISAFIIITLKNAKKEVEVVDNGQSIQVTTTEKTVEDLIGSLDIELKPGDRVVPSMSTELEDSTRVQIIRAKEVEITADGETFKIYSTEDTVSETLKQANVELSDMDKVNMALDARVYNGCNIQVVRVTQEELKDHESIGYKVVVKKNTSMDKGDTKVIQKGEEGKLERRYLVTYEDGVAVDRELISEQVVAKPVDRIVEEGTIETFYTSRGEKVRYDRSITMVATAYTAGKESTGKSSGDSGYGRTSTGMRVRHGVVAVDPRVIRLGTRLYISGYGFAIAADTGGAIKGNRIDLYMDSLSKARSFGRKKVEVYILR